One region of Channa argus isolate prfri chromosome 20, Channa argus male v1.0, whole genome shotgun sequence genomic DNA includes:
- the patl2 gene encoding protein PAT1 homolog 2 produces MSDLEQQQEAENASELQWPENGDEWSDGEDGSNMDCGFLQAMAEEDEEINVYNEETFGMDLDAQVTTEDTTSSLLQFGEPLPPPPPTPPPDPKPQSPHSSPSPPRLRPQHLSRVSPGQRGRGRGQRGVVGRGQMFEDPAVMRTVEGRPSLKSLDSAIVDCGNAMYQKTFDEDWMSPSCRKTRRISGSILQDSAIVCVIDGHRGRGQHLTSNFVDLPYPVSPFRGRRGEPRGLYTRRQFGQRSPTQMHTPMIPGSPIFSRQPQTPRQHYNQTGGFMFPLNRPCPSTPQSLTPKLMQLRFGANSPRPSPFYSPSSNPVQHFSVSLNNRYPGPVTQLHPQHKRLLTQKQHVFQRKPDGWDPYCNLMTAKEKEWIIRLQMIQLQSENPFLEDYYYQEYYRRIEAKMAEEELGIRSKREPPKLTTPYIMKTESYTPVVHIEGSLGQVAVSTCYSPRRAIGAVHAVQAHGPLEEHKDTRQQRLETLSKIEALFIALLEVEETERTKTAVLSEAEERKLMEKTQRKVEHIYTQLRHHDPLESGEEFLPFLLVSKGKKLVARLIPFLKRDSALRILHIITSNLPTLMSRDAEEALPVLYPPLRNVIGGLMFSQLIEVLKNLTSSESLSTYECLTVTCQNKFGLSLLYALLSQGEKLLSSGVPLEPSIGDFEAWTDTIFQVAGQLSQCSLVEPLLLPSNLLTLFCRYLDKRTVHQLKSNMESATGCLALPS; encoded by the exons atgagtgATTTAGAACAGCAACAA GAGGCAGAAAATGCGTCAGAGCTTCAGTGGCCTGAGAATGGAGATGAGTGGAGTGATGGAGAAGATGGGAGCAATATGGACTGTGGGTTTCTGCAGGCCATggcagaggaggatgaggagataAATGTCTACAACGAAGAGACATTTGGGATGG ATCTTGACGCACAAGTGACCACAGAGGACACCACTAGCAGTCTCCTACAGTTTGGAGAGCCGCTGCCACCTCCTCCACCCACACCACCACCAGACCCCAAGCCACAGTCTCCCCACAGTTCCCCTTCCCCTCCCAGACTTAGGCCACAGCATCTGTCCCGGGTGTCCCCAGGCCAGCGTGGCAGAGGCAGAGGTCAGAGAGGAGTAGTGGGCAGGGGACAGATGTTTGAGGACCCAGCTGTGATGAGGACAGTGGAAGGGCGGCCAAGCCTCAAG AGTCTTGACAGTGCGATTGTGGACTGTGGGAATGCCATGTACCAGAAAACCTTTGACGAGGAT TGGATGTCACCCTCTTGCAGAAAGACCAGAAGAATCTCTGGATCAATACTTCAG gACAGTGCaatagtgtgtgtgattgatggTCACAGAGGTAGAGGTCAACACCTGACCTCCAACTTCGTGGATTTGCCATATCCCGTCTCTCCCTTCAGGGGCAGGAGGGGGGAACCCAGAGGACTCTACACCAGGAGACAGTTTGGACAGAGAAGCCCCACTCAG ATGCACACACCCATGATACCAGGGTCACCCATCTTCTCACGTCAACCACAGACCCCGCGACAGCATTACAATCAG ACAGGGGGCTTCATGTTCCCTTTGAATCGGCCTTGCCCCTCCACTCCTCAGTCTTTGACTCCTAAGCTGATGCAGCTTCGCTTTGGTGCCAACTCACCAAGACCGTCCCCCTTTTATAGCCCCTCGTCTAATCCAGTGCAGCATTTCAG TGTTTCTCTGAACAACAGATACCCTGGTCCTGTCACTCAACTTCACCCCCAACACAAACGACTACTCACTCAGAAACAACACGTATTCCAAAG GAAACCAGACGGCTGGGATCCTTACTGTAACCTCATGACAGCCAAAGAGAAGGAGTGGATCATCAGGCTGCAGATGATTCAGCTGCAGAGTGAGAATCCATTCCTGGAAGACTACTATTACCAG GAGTACTATCGGCGAATAGAAGCTAAGATGGCTGAGGAAGAGCTGGGCATCAGAAGCAAGCGGGAGCCACCCAAGCTCACCACACCTTACATCATGAAGACTGAATCATACacaccag TGGTGCATATTGAAGGTTCTTTGGGACAAGTTGCTGTGTCCACGTGTTACTCTCCTCGTCGTGCCATCGGCGCAGTTCATGCAGTGCAAGCTCATGGCCCATTAGAG GAACACAAAGACACTCGACAGCAGCGATTAGAAACCCTCAGCAAAATAGAAGCG TTGTTTATAGCTCtgttggaggtggaggagacTGAGAGGACAAAAACTGCAGTCTTGTCCgaagcagaagaaagaaaactgatgGAGAAAACCCAGAGGAAAGTGGAGCACATCTACACCCAGTTGCGACACCATGATCCCCT tGAGTCAGGAGAAGAGTTTCTTCCTTTCCTGCTGGTCTCAAAAGGCAAAAAGCTTGTTGCCCGTCTGATCCCATTCCTGAAACGTGATTCTGCACTGAGAATCTTGCACATTATAACCTCTAACCTGCCTACACTTATGAGCAGAGATGCAGAAGAG GCTCTTCCAGTTCTCTACCCACCTCTTCGTAATGTGATTGGAGGGCTGATGTTCAGTCAGCTGATTGAGGTCCTGAAAAATCTGACATCGTCTGAATCCCTGTCGACATACGAGTGCCTCACAGTGACGTGTCAGAATAAA TTTGGACTGTCCTTACTATATGCTCTCCTGTCCCAAGGAGAGAAGCTGTTGTCCTCAGGTGTCCCTCTAGAGCCAAGCATTGGTGACTTTGAGGCCTG gaCTGACACAATATTTCAGGTGGCGGGACAGCTGTCACAGTGTTCATTAGTGGAGCCGCTCCTCCTGCCCTCAAACCTGCTCACTCTCTTCTGCCGTTACCTGGACAAGCGTACTGTGCATCAACTGAAAAGCAACATGGA GTCTGCCACCGGGTGTCTGGCTCTTCCATCTTAA